DNA from Acidimicrobiia bacterium:
CCGTGAGGGTGGCCGCACCGTCGGCGCCGGCCGCGTCACCAAGATCAACAAGTAGGGGAACGAAGACATGGCTCGCAGCGACAAGCGCGTGAAGGTCACCCTCGCCTGCGAGGAGTGCAAGCGGCGCAACTACATCACGATGAAGAACAAGACCAACGATCGTGACCGCATCGAGATGAAGAAGTACTGCCGCTGGGACAAGCGGCACACGCTCCACAAGGAGACGCGCTAGTCCACCGACCCCCTTTGGTGCGTCCCTCACCCGGCTCTTCCGGGCTCAAAGACGCACCCAACGGGGGACTCAGCCGAGGGCGAACCGTTCTCTCACGTCGGCCGTGGTCGCGACGGCCCGACCGGCGTCGGCACACCAACCCACGGCGCGTTCCACGAGCTCGGCGTTCGTCGCGTTGGGATACGCGGCGGGATTGTCGCCGATCCCCACCCGGATCCCTCCGCCGCGTGCGAGCGCGTGCCGTGACAAGCGCTCGATGAGCGCCGCGTCGGCCAGCGAGTACGGCACGACGACCCACTCGACGTCGAGGTCGGTGGGGATCTGGCGCAGGTGGAAGTCGATCGCCTCCTCGCTCGGGAACGGGCCGACCGCCCACGCGCCCGACAAGAAGATCTTCAGGAACACAGGCGCTGCGAGTCGCCCGGACTCGTGCAGCAGCACCATCGTGCGCGTGAAGCCGAGGTCGAACGCGCCGAGACTCGGCACCATGCCGAGCTTTCCGGCTCGCTCGAGCGCATCGACGGTGAAGGCGATCGGGTTGGCCACCACGCCGCGCTCCCACGAGGCTTCGACTCCCACGAGATCGTGCGATCGCTCGTCCCAGATGACGACGCTCACCGAGCCGATGTCGACCGGCGCGATCTCCAGCCCGTTGCGCTCTTGCAGCGTCCACACGTGGTCGAGGCGTTGCTCGACTGGGATGTCGACGGGGTAGCTCGGGTAGGCGAGCCCGCCCGCGGCGCGCATCAAGTCGAGCGCTTCGCCCGAGAGCTGCGCATTCCCGAGTCGCTGCTCACCCGTCACACCGTCGCGCGCGTGCCAATGCACCACCGCGGCGCCGGCCTCGAAGCACCGAGTGGCGTCGTCTGCGCACTCGGTTGGCGAGTACGCGACGTTCGGGTTCTGCGCGCGCATCGTCGCCTCGTTGAGCCCCACCTCGATGAGCGCCGCGTCGCGTTGCACAGCCCTCGAATCGTCCCTAGTCCGCCAGGCGCTTGCTGACGTCCTCGCCGCTCGCGATCTTCTCCGCGTATTCGTCGAGCCAGCGGTGGAACTTCATGGAGTCGCCGCGGTCAGCGTCGGCTCGCGGGAGCGCGGCTATTTCGTAGTCGGGGTCGAGCGGCGGGTGGTCCTCGGCGGGCTTGCGGGCCATCGCCGTCTCGATCACCGGCTCGAGCCGAGCCGCCTTCTGCCGCTCGCGCTGCTCCTCACGCTCCTGGAACTCTGGCATCACTTCGCGCGCGAACAGCTCGAGGCTCTCGCAGACGTGCTCGTGGCGGTTGCGGCCCGCGGCGCTTGAGAGGATGACCTGATCGACGCCGTACTCCTCATACCGGCGGAGATACCCGCGCACCTGCTCGGGCGTCCCCATCGCGCCGCGCAAACCGGTGGTGCCGTCCTCCATTGCCTTGGCTTGGAGACCCACGTCCTTGGCCACGGCTGCCGCGACCGCGTCGGGGTCGTAGCCGTGCTCCGCGCGCTGCTCGCGGTACTCCGACCAGAGGTCGGTCTGCCCGGGGCGGTGCCGCCCGAACACGTAGTAGTGCCCGAGCGAGTAACCGAGGAAGTTCGAGCCCTCTGCGCCGCGTGCAACGGCTTCGGCCGCGTCGTTGTGGCACATGAAGCTCGTCACGCACGCGATGTTGGCGTTCACGGCGTCACCGACCGGAACGCATTCGGTCGCGAGCGTCGAGTAGTAGTCATCGACCCAATGCATCGCCTCCTCAGGGTCGAAGAACGCGAAGCTCAACGCCCCGATCCCATATTGAGCCGCGAGGTGGATCGTCTCCCGGCGCGTGCACGCCACCCACACCGGCGGATGCGGCTTCTGCTTTGGCTTGGGTACGACGTTGCGCGGGGGCATCGTCACGAAGCGACCTCGGTGGCCGGTGAACGGCGCCTCGGTCATGCACCGCAACGCGACCCGCAGGCCTTCGTCCCACGCGGCGCGCTTGTCGTCCGGGTCGATGCCGAAGCCGCCGAGCTCGGCGCCCGACGACGACTCTCCGGTGCCGAACTCGACGCGCCCGCCCGACAATCGATCGAGGGTGGACACCCGCTCGGCCACGCGGGCCGGATGGTTGAACTGCGGAGGCATCTGCACGATCCCGTGACCGAGCCGAAGCCGCTTCGTGCGCTGCGACACCGCGCCCAGGAATACCTCGGGCGCACTGGAATGGCTGTACTCCTCGAGGAAGTGGTGCTCGACGAGCCAGAGGCAGTCGATCCCGAGCCGATCGGCCAGCTCGGCCTGCTCCAACGCCTCCTGGAACACCTGGCCCTCGTCGCGGTCCGACCACGGCCGCGGCACCTGGTGCTCGTAGAACAGCCCGAACTTCACGTGCGGGAGTCTGGCACCCGCTCCAACCGCAGGGCAGCCGTGCTCGCACCATTGTTTCGCCCTACCCACAGGTAACGCCGTAGGGTCGTCAGGAGTCCTATGCAGACCAACGAATCCGGCGAGCGCGACGACCTCCAGGGGCTCGTGGAAGCCGCCCGGGAAGGATCCCGGCCGGCGTTCGACGAGCTGGTGCGACGGACCTACGTCGACACCTACACCCTGGCCATGCGCCTCACCGGCAATGAGGAGGATGCACGGGACGTGGTGCAGGATGCGTACCTCAGGGCCTGGAAAGGCTTGATGCGCTTCCGCGGTGACGCGCAGTTCACGACGTGGATGTACCGCATCACTGCCAACGCCTCGTACACGCACGTGCAGAAGCGCAAGCGCCACCGCACCGCCAACCTCGAAGACATCGAGGAGCCGGTCGATGTTCGGCTCGAGGCCCGACCCGAGGCGATGGCGGAGTCGGTCGCCGGCCTGGCCGAGCTCACCGAGGCCGTCGATCGCCTCCCCCAGACGCTTCGGCAGATCGTGATCCTCAAGGACGTGTACGGCCTGCCCCACGAGGCCATCGCCGAGGAGCTCGGGATCTCCGTCGCTGCCGCGAAAGTCCGGCTCCATCGAGGCCGAAAGAAGCTTCGGGACCTGCTGGACGACGTCGACGAGAGGTCAGCGCATGCGGTGTGAGGAAGTCGCCCTGCTGATCCCGTCGACCCTCGACGACGATGCGCCCGTCGCGCTCCCGGTGCAGAGCCACGTCGAGTCCTGCCTGCGCTGCCAGGCCGAGCTCGCCCGCTACCGCCGGATGCTGCGCGGGCTCCAGCTGCTGCGCACCCAGTTCCTCGAGCCCGCCCCTGGGCTTCTCGGTCTCACGCTCGCCGCGATCGGCGACGCGTCCGAGCAGCACGCGATCCGCTCGCTGCTCAACAAGCGGCGGGTCGCGTACGCCGGCGCCATCGGTGGTGCCGTCGCCGCGGCCGGTGCCGCGGCGGCGATCATCGCGGTGCAGCGGTCTCGCCGCCGCGCCGCCACCGCCCTCGCCACTACCTGACGGGCCGCGCCTTGGGGCGCCGGGGTGGGTGTCATGTAACCTGGGCGGCTGGCCCCCGCACGCCGGTGGCACCGGAGGGCAGTAGCTCAATTGGTAGAGCACCGGTCTCCAAAACCGGCGGTTGGGGGTTCGAGTCCCTCCTGCCCTGCTCAACGAACCAGCGACCGAGGCGAAGACGCGTGAACCGACAGACGAAGCGGCTGATGCAGCGCCAGGGCGGCGATCGCCCCGCCGCGCCTGATCGCCGTCAGCGTCCGGCGGCGCGAGACGAAGCCCGCAAGGAGCGCGTTGGCCCGCGCCAGTACCTGCGTGAGGTGCGCGGCGAGCTCAAGAAGGTCGCCTGGCCCAGCCGCAAGGAAGTCGTGAACTCCACGATCGTCGTATTGATCGCGGTCGTGTTCATGACCACCCTCATCTTCGGCTTCGACTACGGCTCGTCGCAGCTCGTCCTCTTCCTCTTCGACTGATCATGACGACCAACTTCACCGACCACACGACCACCGAGCCGTCCGACGACGCCGAGCCCGAGGCGCCGACCGAAGAGGTCGAGCCGCAGGCGCCGGAGGCTGCCGACGAGGCCGGACTCGAGGATCGGGTCGGCGCGTTGCTCGAGAACGCGCGCGGCGATCACCTCATCGAAGAAGCCGATCAGGCCCAGGCCGAAGCCGCCGCACAGGCCGCCGCGCGCGCCGCCGAGGCCGCCGCGGATGCCGTCGTCGCGGACGCAGCCGTCGCAGAAGCACCAGCGGCGACCCTCGACGCGTCGGCCGAGCTCGTCGACGTGGTCGAGATCGACGACGGCGAGGGCGACGAGAGCGACGTCCCCGCTGCTCCAGCCGAGCCCAGCCCATACGACCGACCCGGTGGTTGGTACGTCGTGCACACCTACGCGGGCTACGAGAACAAGGTGAAGTCGAACCTCGCCAACCGCATCCGCTCGATGCACGTCGAGGAGCGCATCTTCGAGGTCATCATCCCCATGGAGGATGTGATCGAGTTCAAGGGCGGCCAACGGCGCGTCGTGCAGAAGAAGGTCTTCCCGGGATACCTGCTCGTCCGCATGGATCTCGACGACGACTCCTGGTATGTGGTGCGCAACACGCCCGGCGTCACCGGTTTTGTCGGTCCGAGCGGCTCGAAGCCAACACCGCTGTCCCGCAAGGAAGTCGAGGACATCCTCGGTGTCGAGAAGCTCGACGGCACCCCGGCGGTCGAGAAGAAGGTGAGGCCGCGTGTGGAGTTCGAGGAGGGCGAGCAGGTGCGCGTCGTCACCGGCCCGTTCGCCGATTTCAACGGTGCGATCGCTGAGATCGACGTCGACCGGTCCAAGCTCAAGGTGCTCGTGAACATCTTCGGGCGCGAGACCCCGGTCGAGCTCGAGTTCGGCCAAGTCGCGAAGCTCTAGAAGAGGAAGAGGAACCGTTCGTCATGGCCAAGAAGAAGCTTGCGGCCACCGTGAAGATCCAGATCCCGGCCGGGCAGGCCACGCCGGCACCGCCGGTCGGGACCGCGCTCGGCCCGCACGGCATCAACATCATGGACTTCTGCAAGGCGTACAACGCCGCGACCGAGAACCAGCGCGGGCTCGTGATCCCGGCCGAGATCGCCATCTTCGAGGACCGGTCGTTCACGTTCATCACCAAGACGCCGCCCACCCCGTTCCTGCTGCGTCAGGCGGCCGGAGTGGAGAAGGGCGCGCAGAATGTGCGCACGGAGAAGGTGGGAATGGTCACGAACGATCAGGTTCGCAAGATCGCCGAGACCAAGATGCCCGACCTCAATGCCATCGACATCGAGGGTGCGATCGCGCAGGTCGAAGGCACTGCTCGGTCCATGGGCATCGACGTGAGTGAGAAGCGGCCGGCTCCGCCACCGGTCGACGATGAAGGCGAGGAATGACGAGCGCATGACGAAGCACGGCAAGGTCTACGACGACGCGGTCAAGCAGCTCGACCCCGAGCGGCTGTACCCCCCGGCCGAGGCCTTCGAGCTGGTGAAGGCGGGGGCGAAGAAGAAGTTCGACGAGACGGTCGACGTCGCGTTCCGGCTCGGAGTGGATCCTCGCAAGGCCGAGCAGATGATCCGCGGCACGGTGTCCCTTCCGCACGGAACCGGGAAGAGCGCACGGGTGGCGGTGTTCGCGGCTGGCGACGCCGCACGCGAAGCCGAGGCTGCGGGCGCCGACGTCGTGGGCGTCGACGACCTCATCAAGCGCATCGAAGAGGGCTTCCTGGACTTCGACGTGGCCATCGCCACGCCCGACCTGATGGCCCAGGTAGGCAAGCTCGGGCGCACCCTCGGACCCCGTGGCCTCATGCCGAACCCCAAGACGGGCACGGTCACCAACGAGATCGGCAAGACCGTCGGCGAGTTCAAAGCGGGCAAGGTCGAGTACCGCACCGATCGCAACGGCAACGTCCACGTGCCGGTCGGCAAGGCGAGCTTCGACGCGCAGGCGCTGCTCGAGAACTATCACGCAGTGCTGGACGAGATCCTGCGGGCCAAGCCCGCGGCGTCGAAGGGCAAGTATGTGAAGTCTGCGGTTGCGTCCACCACCATGGGTCCCGGCGTGCAGATCGATCCCGCCTTCGCCAAGCTCGAAGACAGCGTCAAGGGCGTCGCCGCCGCATAAGCGGCTCAGTCAGCGACGCCAAAACCTTTGTTCGTTGGCCCAGCGGGCGGGTGAGCCACTACGCTGCGCCACTTCACAACTGATCGTTGCCACAGACCTTCGGTCTGCTCGAGTGATCGGGCAGGTAATGGGCTCCGGCCCGCCGGACGAGGCGACTCCCGCAATCGGGTGTCCTCGCGTGTCTGAGGCACCCGCTTTTTCGTTTCGGGAGCATGCATGGCAAGACCTGAGAAGACCGCCGTCGTCGACGAGATCCGGGCGAAGCTGACCGACTCCGACGCGGCCGTGCTCACCGAGTACCGCGGCCTCACCGTCACGCAGCTCGCCGAGCTCCGCGGCGCGCTGCGACCGGCTGGCACCGAGTACAAGGTCTTCAAGAACTCGCTCGCTCGGCGTGCCGTCGAGACAGCCGGGCTCGACGAGCTCGTCCCGATGCTCGAAGGACCGGTGGCGATCGCGTTCGTGCACGGCGATGCCGTCGTCGCCGCGAAGGCGCTGCGTGACTTCGGCCGCATCAATCCCGAGCTGATCCTCAAGGGCGGTCTGCTCGGGCCGAGAGTGCTGACGGCCACGGAGGTCGAGTCGCTCGCCGACATCCAGCCGCGTGACGTGCTGCTCGCCCGTCTCGCGGGCGGGTTCCAGGCGCCGCTCACCAAGGCCGCCGGTCTGTTCCAAGCGTTCACGCGCAACTTCGCGTACGGCGTGTTGGCGTACGTCGACCAGCGTGTTGCCGGCGGCGAGACCGCAGCTGAGCCGGAAGCCGTCGAGACGACTGAACCGACCCAAGACCTCGCCGCCCCGTCGGAGGCGGAAGAGACCGATGCCGAGCAAGCGACCGCGGACCAGGGAGATGGTTCCCCGGCCGCAGCGAGCGAGGCCAGAGATGAGGAGGAGTGACATGGCAACGATGAGCACGACCGATCTGCTCGATGTCTTCAAGAACATGACCGTTCTCGAGCTGAACGAGTTCCTGAAGGCCTTCGAGGAGGAGTTCGGCGTGACCGCCGCCGCACCGGTTGCAGTCGCGGCCGGCCCGGTCGCCGCAGCAGGTGACGGCGCAGCCGCGGGTGCCGAGGAGCAGGACGAGTTCGACGTGATCCTCACGGCCGCCGGCGACACGAAGATCCAGGTCATCAAGGAGGTTCGTTCGCTCACGAGCCTCGGACTGAAAGAGGCCAAGGATCTCGTCGACAGCGCACCGAAGCCCGTCCTCGAGAAGGCCTCGAAGGAAGACGCAGACAAGGCCAAGGCGCAGCTCGAAGCGGCTGGCGCAACCGTCGAGGTCAAGTAGCGCTTCGTCGAGTCAACTGGCAGGGGCACAGATGAATCGGCGGGGCCGGGTCGTTGTCGTGGCCCTCGTCGTCGCGCTCGGTTCCCTCTGGGCGCCGACGGCCTACGCCAAGGGCCAGCCGAAGGCGCCCAAGGAGTGGGACGAGCGAGTGCTCCCGTTCGTCGACTTCGTCGAGGAGCAGCGCGGCCTCGACTTCGACCACCCGGTCAAGGTTCGCTTCCTCTCCGACAAGGAGCTCGAGAAGGAGCTGCGGTCGGACCAGAAGCTCACCAAGAACGAACGCGAGCTCGACAAGCAGCTGGCGGGCGAGCTGTTGGCGCTCGGACTCGTCGGCGAACAGATCGATCTCTCACAAGCGAGCGAGGACCTCGCCGCCGAGAGCGTGGTTGGCTATTACGACCCGGAGACGGAAGAGCTCGTCGTTCGCAGCAAGGGCGCCAAGTCGATCGACGCCCGCGTCACGATCGTGCACGAGCTGGTCCACACCGTCCAGGACCAGCACTTCGACATCGACAAGCTGTACGACAAGGCCAAGGACGGAAGCCAAGCCTACGCACTCGACTTCCTCCTCGAGGGCGACGCGACCACCGTCGAAAACGCCTACCTCGACACGCTCTCGCCGGCCGACCAAGACGAGTACTACGGCTTCGTCGAGGACGTGGTTGGCGAGGAGCTGCCCGAGGGCGTGCCGTACGCGCTCGATGTGTACTCGTCGGCTCCGTACATCCTCGGAGAGGCCTTCGTGTACGCGCTCGATCCCGAAGGTGGGACGAGCGGGCGCGACCGCGCCTTCAAGAACCCACCGAAGACCGAAGAGGTGCTCATCGACCCCGTCGCGCTGAAGCAGCGGCAGCCGGCGAAGAAGGTGCCGAAGCCCAAGCTCACCAAGGGCGAGAAGCGGGCCTACGCCCCGGAGCAGTTCGGCGTGATCACGCTCTACCTCATGCTCTCGACCCGTCTCGACGCGCGCACCGCGCTCGAGGCCGTGACCGGATGGGGCGGCGACCGGTACGTCGGGTTCCAGAAGGCTGGAGACGCCTGCGTTCGCGTGAACATCACGGGTGACACCGATCTCGACACCGACCAGCTCGAGGATGCCCTCACGGCCTGGATGGCGGAGATGCCCGACGGCGCGGTCCAGGTGTCCCGTGATGGCGAGATCGTCGCGTTCACCGCTTGCGAGTCCGAGGGTGTCACCGAGCCGACCATCGAGAGCTTCGAGAGCGCGTTCTACAACGTGCTCGGCGGCCGGGTCTTCACCGTGCTGGACGTGGCGTCGGCCGGCGTCCCGCTCGGGACCGCATTGTGCGTCGGCGACTTCGTGAGCACCGACCCCGAGGTCATTGCTCTGTTCGACGAGGTCTTCGCCGAGGGCCGCGAGCCCACCGAAGCGGAGTACGTGATCCTCGACGACTCCTATGTCGAGGCTTTCCCCGCCTGCGGGGCCAATTTCCCGGCCTAGATGGCCTCTGCGGGAGAACCTTGACCTGACGAAGGGGCCGTCCTAGGGTTCCCGACCTAGAGAAGGGCCCCCGAAGGGGGTCCTTCACCGACGCGTGTTGCAGAGCCGGACGGGTCTCAGTAAACTCGTCCTAGCCGTGTCTGCCCGTTCGTGTCACCGCTGAATATCTCCACCCTGATCCGCGCGCGCGCCATCTCGCTGTAAGGAGTCGCCTTGCCTCGTCTCGCGTCCCGCGAACGACTGTCCTTCTCCCGGTTGCCGGAGGTCCTCGAGCTCCCCGACCTCATCGCGGTCCAGCGTGAGTCCTTCAGCCACTTCGTCGAGGAGGGCATCGCCGAGGTCCTCGCCGACATCTCCCCGATCGAAGACTTCACCGCCACGCTGAAGCTCGAGCTGGCCGACCATGTCTTCGACCCGCCGAAGCACTCCGAGGACGAGTGCCGCGAGCGAGACATGACCTACGCCCGGCCGCTCTTCGTGACGGCCCGGTTCATGAACGCCCAGACCGGTGAGATCAAGGAACAGACGGTCTTCATGGGCGACTTCCCGATGATGACCGACCGCGGCACGTTCATCATCAACGGCACCGAGCGCATCGTGGTCTCGCAGCTCGTCCGCTCGCCTGGCGTCTACTTCAACATCAGCTCCGACAAGACCCAGCCCGAGAAGGACATCGTCGACGCCAAGGTGATCCCGGGCCGTGGCGCGTGGCTCGAGTTCGAAGTCGACAAGAAGGACATCGTCTACGTCCGCATCGACCGCAAGCGCAAGCAGCCGGTCACGATCCTGCTCAAAGCGCTCGGCTTCGGCGAGACGCCCGAAGAGCTGGCCACGCTCATCCTCGACCCGAACGGCGCGCCGTACCAGTCGATCCTGAACACGCTGGCGAAGGACAACACCGAAGACGCCGAAGCGGCGTTCATCGACATCTACCGCAAGCTGCGCCCGGGCGAGCCCCCCACGCCCGACTCGGCGCGCCAGCTGCTCGAGAACCTCTTCTTCAACCCCAAGCGCTACGACATGGCCAAGGTCGGCCGGCACAAGGTGTCGAAGAAGCTCATCGACGAGTACAAGAAGCTCCCCCTCTCCAAGTACGACCTCAAGACGCCCAACGCCGACCCCGAGAAGGGCAAGGTCGACTACCAACTGTCGCGCGCCGACATCCTGGCGACGGTGTCGTACCTCGTGAAGCTGCATTCGAACGACCAGCCCGACGACTACTTCCGCGACGACATCGACCACTTCGGCAACCGGCGCGTGCGGTCGGTGGGCGAGCTCATCCAGAACCAGGTGCGGGTGGGGCTCTCGCGTATGGAGCGGGTCGTGCGCGAGCGCATGACCACCCAGGACGTCGAGGCGATCACGCCGCAGACGCTGATCAACATCCGCCCGGTCGTGGCGGCCATCAAGGAGTTCTTCGGCTCCAGCCAGCTCAGCCAGTTCATGGACCAGACGAACCCGCTGGCCGGCCTCACCCACAAGCGCCGCCTCTCGGCCCTCGGGCCCGGTGGCCTCTCGCGTGAGCGCGCCGGCTTCGAGGTCCGAGACGTGCACCCCAGCCACTACGGCCGGATGTGCCCGATCGAGACGCCGGAAGGCCCGAACATCGGCCTCATCGGTTACCTCTCTACGTACGCCCGCATCAACCGGTTCGGCTTCATCGAGACGCCGTACCGCAAGGTCGACAGCGGCCGCGCCACCCGCAAGATCGAGTACCTCGCAGCCGACGACGAGGACCGCTACGTCATCGCGCAGGCCAACGCCAGCGTCGACGACCAGGGCAAGTTCCAGGACGAGAAGGTCCTGGTGCGGGCTCGTCGCGGCGAGGTCGCGTACGTCGCCCCAACCGAGGTCGACTACATGGACGTGTCACCGAAGCAGATCGTGTCGGTGGCCACGGCGCTCATCCCGTTCCTCGAGCACGATGACGCCAACCGCGCGCTCATGGGCGCCAACATGCAGCGTCAGGCCGTGCCCGTCCTGCGGCCGACCGCGCCCTTCATCGGCACCGGGGTCGAGGCACGCGCGGCTCGCGACGCGGGAGACCTGATCCTCGCCGAGGGCGACGGGCGGGTCACCGACGTGTCGGGCGACGCGCTCGTCGTCGAGTACGACAGCGGCACGCGCAAGGGCAAGGTCAACTACCGGCTGTCGAAGTTCCGTCGCTCCAACCAGGGCACGTGCATCAACCAGAAGCCGCTCGTCGACACCGGCGACGTGGTGAAGGAAGGCGACATCCTCGCCGACGGCCCATCCACCCACGAGGGCGAGCTCGCGCTCGGCAAGAACCTGCTCGTGGCGTTCATGCCGTGGAAGGGTCACAACTTCGAGGACGCGATTGTGCTCTCCGAGCGCCTCGTGAAGGACGACGTGCTCACGTCCATCCACATCGAGGAGCACGAGATCGACGCCCGCGACACGAAGCTGGGCGCCGAGGAGATCACGCGCGACATCCCGAACCTGTCCGAGGACATCCTCAAGGACCTCGACGAGGACGGCATCATCCGCATCGGTGCCGAGGTCGGGCCCGGCGACATCCTCGTCGGCAAGGTCACACCGAAGGGTGAGACCGAGCTCACCCCGGAAGAGCGACTGCTGCGCGCGATCTTCGGTGAGAAGGCGCGCGAGGTCCGCGACACCTCGCTGAAGGTGCCCCACGGCGAGACCGGAAAGGTCATCGACGTCCGCAAGTTCTCGCGCGACGAGGGCCACGAGCTCCCGCCGGGCGTGAACCAGCTCGTGCGCGTCTACGTGGGCCAGAAGCGCAAGATCAGCGAGGGCGACAAGCTCGCCGGCCGCCACGGCAACAAGGGCGTGATCGCCAAGATCCTGCCCGTCGAGGACATGCCCTACATGGCCGACGGCACGCCCGTCGACATCATCCTCAACCCGCTGGGTGTGCCGAGCCGCATGAACGTCGGCCAGGTGCTCGAGGCGCACCTCGGCTATGTGGCCCGCCACGGCTGGGAGGGCAAGCGCGTCGCGCCGCGAACCGAGGCCAAGACGCGCACCGTCACCGAGCCGTCGGTGTGGGTGAGCAGCCCTGTGTTCGACGGCGCCCACTGGGACGAGACCGACCAGGGCGGGATCACCGGCACGAT
Protein-coding regions in this window:
- the rplL gene encoding 50S ribosomal protein L7/L12, producing the protein MATMSTTDLLDVFKNMTVLELNEFLKAFEEEFGVTAAAPVAVAAGPVAAAGDGAAAGAEEQDEFDVILTAAGDTKIQVIKEVRSLTSLGLKEAKDLVDSAPKPVLEKASKEDADKAKAQLEAAGATVEVK
- a CDS encoding sigma-70 family RNA polymerase sigma factor, which codes for MQTNESGERDDLQGLVEAAREGSRPAFDELVRRTYVDTYTLAMRLTGNEEDARDVVQDAYLRAWKGLMRFRGDAQFTTWMYRITANASYTHVQKRKRHRTANLEDIEEPVDVRLEARPEAMAESVAGLAELTEAVDRLPQTLRQIVILKDVYGLPHEAIAEELGISVAAAKVRLHRGRKKLRDLLDDVDERSAHAV
- the rplJ gene encoding 50S ribosomal protein L10, giving the protein MARPEKTAVVDEIRAKLTDSDAAVLTEYRGLTVTQLAELRGALRPAGTEYKVFKNSLARRAVETAGLDELVPMLEGPVAIAFVHGDAVVAAKALRDFGRINPELILKGGLLGPRVLTATEVESLADIQPRDVLLARLAGGFQAPLTKAAGLFQAFTRNFAYGVLAYVDQRVAGGETAAEPEAVETTEPTQDLAAPSEAEETDAEQATADQGDGSPAAASEARDEEE
- the rplA gene encoding 50S ribosomal protein L1 — encoded protein: MTKHGKVYDDAVKQLDPERLYPPAEAFELVKAGAKKKFDETVDVAFRLGVDPRKAEQMIRGTVSLPHGTGKSARVAVFAAGDAAREAEAAGADVVGVDDLIKRIEEGFLDFDVAIATPDLMAQVGKLGRTLGPRGLMPNPKTGTVTNEIGKTVGEFKAGKVEYRTDRNGNVHVPVGKASFDAQALLENYHAVLDEILRAKPAASKGKYVKSAVASTTMGPGVQIDPAFAKLEDSVKGVAAA
- the secE gene encoding preprotein translocase subunit SecE; the protein is MNRQTKRLMQRQGGDRPAAPDRRQRPAARDEARKERVGPRQYLREVRGELKKVAWPSRKEVVNSTIVVLIAVVFMTTLIFGFDYGSSQLVLFLFD
- a CDS encoding LLM class flavin-dependent oxidoreductase, whose product is MKFGLFYEHQVPRPWSDRDEGQVFQEALEQAELADRLGIDCLWLVEHHFLEEYSHSSAPEVFLGAVSQRTKRLRLGHGIVQMPPQFNHPARVAERVSTLDRLSGGRVEFGTGESSSGAELGGFGIDPDDKRAAWDEGLRVALRCMTEAPFTGHRGRFVTMPPRNVVPKPKQKPHPPVWVACTRRETIHLAAQYGIGALSFAFFDPEEAMHWVDDYYSTLATECVPVGDAVNANIACVTSFMCHNDAAEAVARGAEGSNFLGYSLGHYYVFGRHRPGQTDLWSEYREQRAEHGYDPDAVAAAVAKDVGLQAKAMEDGTTGLRGAMGTPEQVRGYLRRYEEYGVDQVILSSAAGRNRHEHVCESLELFAREVMPEFQEREEQRERQKAARLEPVIETAMARKPAEDHPPLDPDYEIAALPRADADRGDSMKFHRWLDEYAEKIASGEDVSKRLAD
- the rplK gene encoding 50S ribosomal protein L11, encoding MAKKKLAATVKIQIPAGQATPAPPVGTALGPHGINIMDFCKAYNAATENQRGLVIPAEIAIFEDRSFTFITKTPPTPFLLRQAAGVEKGAQNVRTEKVGMVTNDQVRKIAETKMPDLNAIDIEGAIAQVEGTARSMGIDVSEKRPAPPPVDDEGEE
- the nusG gene encoding transcription termination/antitermination protein NusG; amino-acid sequence: MTTNFTDHTTTEPSDDAEPEAPTEEVEPQAPEAADEAGLEDRVGALLENARGDHLIEEADQAQAEAAAQAAARAAEAAADAVVADAAVAEAPAATLDASAELVDVVEIDDGEGDESDVPAAPAEPSPYDRPGGWYVVHTYAGYENKVKSNLANRIRSMHVEERIFEVIIPMEDVIEFKGGQRRVVQKKVFPGYLLVRMDLDDDSWYVVRNTPGVTGFVGPSGSKPTPLSRKEVEDILGVEKLDGTPAVEKKVRPRVEFEEGEQVRVVTGPFADFNGAIAEIDVDRSKLKVLVNIFGRETPVELEFGQVAKL
- a CDS encoding 3-keto-5-aminohexanoate cleavage protein is translated as MQRDAALIEVGLNEATMRAQNPNVAYSPTECADDATRCFEAGAAVVHWHARDGVTGEQRLGNAQLSGEALDLMRAAGGLAYPSYPVDIPVEQRLDHVWTLQERNGLEIAPVDIGSVSVVIWDERSHDLVGVEASWERGVVANPIAFTVDALERAGKLGMVPSLGAFDLGFTRTMVLLHESGRLAAPVFLKIFLSGAWAVGPFPSEEAIDFHLRQIPTDLDVEWVVVPYSLADAALIERLSRHALARGGGIRVGIGDNPAAYPNATNAELVERAVGWCADAGRAVATTADVRERFALG
- the rpmG gene encoding 50S ribosomal protein L33, translating into MARSDKRVKVTLACEECKRRNYITMKNKTNDRDRIEMKKYCRWDKRHTLHKETR